In a single window of the Thunnus albacares chromosome 1, fThuAlb1.1, whole genome shotgun sequence genome:
- the scml2 gene encoding polycomb protein SCMH1 isoform X2 gives MGRTPHRDQKEEKKERRSSITAGSALDKSNEPFSWEEYLRKTSSTAASPTCFKQSRVPPSNDFKAGMKLEARDPRNSNSVCIATVMGMMGTRLRLRLDGSDNTNDFWRLVDSSDIQPIGTCERNGDMLQPPLGFRMNASSWPMFLLRTLSGAEMAPASAFKKEPASPAKNYFQPGMKLEAVDRKNPYLICPATVGEVRGQEIFVMFDGWRGAFDYWCPFDSRDIFPVGWCTLTKHSLQPPGNFFTLPGALLAPVSSTSSSLTTRRSSSNSSSAMQTSYRLPNPLPPLPVRKGVRGRRPKSQTIALLKAAAEAAAAAAAVNGASQSPARTSSGAQLAPRPHRKRGPKPGSKRKPRVVQSLGASSVTAPPPETRLSSSHVSADNNHSNSSNVVCTVCVYVNKHGNYGPHLDRKLVQQLPDHFGPAPVNAVLQQAVQACVDCTYQPSVLLSFLQSQSHTGGEVIRVRSEHGIRYVKLPSASSASSVLRFLENMCQHLESDSLFSSQPFSSYSKNTRFYDRTKSEPLSHTENGLSNDDSTKDPAPSTRSLHTASDYRATKKERPYYPGHTHTPPPLRRVSSNPTEIGPIRTHRRVEASSTTGPDHVTQEKESSGNDASSWSVGDVVRFVQEVDPQTLGPHVELFRKHEIDGTALMLLRSDVIMKYMGLKLGPALKLCHHIEKLKQTKQ, from the exons ATGGGACGAACACCGCACAGAG AtcaaaaagaggagaagaaggagagacgAAGCAGCATCACAGCTGGCTCTGCCCTCGACAAATCTAATG AACCGTTCAGTTGGGAAGAATATCTGAGAAAAACTTCCTCCACTGCAGCCTCGCCTACTTGCTTCAAACAG TCCAGAGTCCCCCCATCCAATGACTTTAAGGCAGGTATGAAACTTGAGGCACGGGACCCCCGCAACTCTAACTCTGTGTGCATCGCAACGGTGATGGGCATGATGGGTACACGTCTACGCCTGCGTCTGGATGGTAGTGACAACACCAATGACTTCTGGAGACTGGTAGACTCGTCAGACATCCAACCAATAGGGACCTGTGAAAGGAACGGAGACATGCTCCAGCCGCCGCTGG GTTTCAGGATGAATGCCTCCTCGTGGCCCATGTTCCTCCTACGGACGCTGAGTGGAGCAGAGATGGCGCCTGCCTCTGCCTTTAAGAAG gaaccAGCCAGTCCTGCTAAAAACTACTTCCAGCCTGGTATGAAGCTGGAGGCTGTGGACAGGAAGAACCCGTATCTGATTTGTCCCGCCACAGTcggagaggtcagaggtcaggagaTCTTTGTCATGTTTGACGGCTGGCGAGGGGCCTTTGACTACTGGTGCCCCTTCGACTCCAGAGACATCTTCCCGGTTGGCTGGTGCACACTGACGAAACATAGTTTACAGCCACCTGGAAACTTCT TTACCCTCCCTGGTGCGCTCCTCGCCCCCGTCTCTTCCACCTCATCCTCCCTCACAACACGTCGCTCCTCTTCCAACTCCTCCTCCGCCATGCAGACCTCATACCGACTTCCCAACCCCTTGCCACCCCTCCCCGTGCGCAAGGGTGTCCGAGGTCGTCGTCCCAAATCCCAGACTATTGCTTTGTTGAAGGCAGCGGCTGAGGCTGCtgcggcggcagcagcagtaaATGGAGCATCACAGAGCCCTGCCAGAACTAGCTCTGGGGCTCAACTGGCCCCCAGACCACACAGGAAGAGAGGACCCAAGCCTGGGAGCAAG AGGAAACCTCGGGTGGTGCAATCCCTCGGGGCGTCGTCAGTTACAGCTCCGCCTCCAGAGACCAGACTGAGCTCCAGCCATGTCTCAGCGGACAACAACCATAGCAACAGCTCAAATGTAGTTTGCACAG TGTGCGTCTATGTGAACAAACATGGTAACTACGGCCCCCATCTTGACCGAAAACTAGTGCAGCAGCTCCCAGACCACTTTGGCCCAGCTCCAGTCAACGCAGTGCTTCAGCAGGCTGTTCAGGCCTGCGTGGACTGCACGTACCAGCCCTCTGTGCTGCTGTCGTTCCTACAGAGCCAGTCCCACACAGGAGGAGAGGTCATCAGAG TGCGGTCAGAGCATGGTATCCGCTACGTGAAACTGCCCTCTGCCTCCAGTGCTTCGTCTGTGCTGCGGTTCCTGGAGAACATGTGTCAACATCTGGAGAGTGACAGTCTGTTCAGTTCGCAGCCATTCAGCTCCTACAGCAAAAACACACGCTTCTACGACAGGACAAAGTCAG AACCACTGTCCCACACCGAGAACGGCCTGTCTAATGACGATTCCACAAAGGATCCTGCTCCCAGCACCCGATCCCTTCACACTGCGTCAGACTACCGAGCCACAAAGAAGGAGCGGCCATATTaccctggacacacacacacaccgccacCCTTACGACGCGTCAGCTCCAACCCGACCGAAATCGGCCCAATACGTACACACAGACGAGTGGAGG CAAGCTCAACAACAGGCCCAGACCATGTGACACAGGAAAAGGAGAGTTCAGGGAACGACGCCTCCTCCTGGTCAGTTGGTGATGTTGTACGGTTTGTCCAAGAAGTTGATCCCCAAACTCTCGGCCCGCATGTTGAACTGTTCAGGAAACAT GAGATTGATGGCACAGCTCTAATGCTGCTGCGCAGTGATGTCATAATGAAATACATGGGACTGAAGCTGGGCCCGGCGCTCAAACTCTGTCATCACATCGAGAAGCTGAAACAGACCAAACAATAG
- the scml2 gene encoding polycomb protein SCMH1 isoform X1, whose translation MGRTPHRDQKEEKKERRSSITAGSALDKSNEPFSWEEYLRKTSSTAASPTCFKQSRVPPSNDFKAGMKLEARDPRNSNSVCIATVMGMMGTRLRLRLDGSDNTNDFWRLVDSSDIQPIGTCERNGDMLQPPLGFRMNASSWPMFLLRTLSGAEMAPASAFKKEPASPAKNYFQPGMKLEAVDRKNPYLICPATVGEVRGQEIFVMFDGWRGAFDYWCPFDSRDIFPVGWCTLTKHSLQPPGNFFTLPGALLAPVSSTSSSLTTRRSSSNSSSAMQTSYRLPNPLPPLPVRKGVRGRRPKSQTIALLKAAAEAAAAAAAVNGASQSPARTSSGAQLAPRPHRKRGPKPGSKRKPRVVQSLGASSVTAPPPETRLSSSHVSADNNHSNSSNVVCTVCVYVNKHGNYGPHLDRKLVQQLPDHFGPAPVNAVLQQAVQACVDCTYQPSVLLSFLQSQSHTGGEVIRVRSEHGIRYVKLPSASSASSVLRFLENMCQHLESDSLFSSQPFSSYSKNTRFYDRTKSEPLSHTENGLSNDDSTKDPAPSTRSLHTASDYRATKKERPYYPGHTHTPPPLRRVSSNPTEIGPIRTHRRVEAASSTTGPDHVTQEKESSGNDASSWSVGDVVRFVQEVDPQTLGPHVELFRKHEIDGTALMLLRSDVIMKYMGLKLGPALKLCHHIEKLKQTKQ comes from the exons ATGGGACGAACACCGCACAGAG AtcaaaaagaggagaagaaggagagacgAAGCAGCATCACAGCTGGCTCTGCCCTCGACAAATCTAATG AACCGTTCAGTTGGGAAGAATATCTGAGAAAAACTTCCTCCACTGCAGCCTCGCCTACTTGCTTCAAACAG TCCAGAGTCCCCCCATCCAATGACTTTAAGGCAGGTATGAAACTTGAGGCACGGGACCCCCGCAACTCTAACTCTGTGTGCATCGCAACGGTGATGGGCATGATGGGTACACGTCTACGCCTGCGTCTGGATGGTAGTGACAACACCAATGACTTCTGGAGACTGGTAGACTCGTCAGACATCCAACCAATAGGGACCTGTGAAAGGAACGGAGACATGCTCCAGCCGCCGCTGG GTTTCAGGATGAATGCCTCCTCGTGGCCCATGTTCCTCCTACGGACGCTGAGTGGAGCAGAGATGGCGCCTGCCTCTGCCTTTAAGAAG gaaccAGCCAGTCCTGCTAAAAACTACTTCCAGCCTGGTATGAAGCTGGAGGCTGTGGACAGGAAGAACCCGTATCTGATTTGTCCCGCCACAGTcggagaggtcagaggtcaggagaTCTTTGTCATGTTTGACGGCTGGCGAGGGGCCTTTGACTACTGGTGCCCCTTCGACTCCAGAGACATCTTCCCGGTTGGCTGGTGCACACTGACGAAACATAGTTTACAGCCACCTGGAAACTTCT TTACCCTCCCTGGTGCGCTCCTCGCCCCCGTCTCTTCCACCTCATCCTCCCTCACAACACGTCGCTCCTCTTCCAACTCCTCCTCCGCCATGCAGACCTCATACCGACTTCCCAACCCCTTGCCACCCCTCCCCGTGCGCAAGGGTGTCCGAGGTCGTCGTCCCAAATCCCAGACTATTGCTTTGTTGAAGGCAGCGGCTGAGGCTGCtgcggcggcagcagcagtaaATGGAGCATCACAGAGCCCTGCCAGAACTAGCTCTGGGGCTCAACTGGCCCCCAGACCACACAGGAAGAGAGGACCCAAGCCTGGGAGCAAG AGGAAACCTCGGGTGGTGCAATCCCTCGGGGCGTCGTCAGTTACAGCTCCGCCTCCAGAGACCAGACTGAGCTCCAGCCATGTCTCAGCGGACAACAACCATAGCAACAGCTCAAATGTAGTTTGCACAG TGTGCGTCTATGTGAACAAACATGGTAACTACGGCCCCCATCTTGACCGAAAACTAGTGCAGCAGCTCCCAGACCACTTTGGCCCAGCTCCAGTCAACGCAGTGCTTCAGCAGGCTGTTCAGGCCTGCGTGGACTGCACGTACCAGCCCTCTGTGCTGCTGTCGTTCCTACAGAGCCAGTCCCACACAGGAGGAGAGGTCATCAGAG TGCGGTCAGAGCATGGTATCCGCTACGTGAAACTGCCCTCTGCCTCCAGTGCTTCGTCTGTGCTGCGGTTCCTGGAGAACATGTGTCAACATCTGGAGAGTGACAGTCTGTTCAGTTCGCAGCCATTCAGCTCCTACAGCAAAAACACACGCTTCTACGACAGGACAAAGTCAG AACCACTGTCCCACACCGAGAACGGCCTGTCTAATGACGATTCCACAAAGGATCCTGCTCCCAGCACCCGATCCCTTCACACTGCGTCAGACTACCGAGCCACAAAGAAGGAGCGGCCATATTaccctggacacacacacacaccgccacCCTTACGACGCGTCAGCTCCAACCCGACCGAAATCGGCCCAATACGTACACACAGACGAGTGGAGG CAGCAAGCTCAACAACAGGCCCAGACCATGTGACACAGGAAAAGGAGAGTTCAGGGAACGACGCCTCCTCCTGGTCAGTTGGTGATGTTGTACGGTTTGTCCAAGAAGTTGATCCCCAAACTCTCGGCCCGCATGTTGAACTGTTCAGGAAACAT GAGATTGATGGCACAGCTCTAATGCTGCTGCGCAGTGATGTCATAATGAAATACATGGGACTGAAGCTGGGCCCGGCGCTCAAACTCTGTCATCACATCGAGAAGCTGAAACAGACCAAACAATAG
- the scml2 gene encoding polycomb protein SCMH1 isoform X3, with protein sequence MKLEARDPRNSNSVCIATVMGMMGTRLRLRLDGSDNTNDFWRLVDSSDIQPIGTCERNGDMLQPPLGFRMNASSWPMFLLRTLSGAEMAPASAFKKEPASPAKNYFQPGMKLEAVDRKNPYLICPATVGEVRGQEIFVMFDGWRGAFDYWCPFDSRDIFPVGWCTLTKHSLQPPGNFFTLPGALLAPVSSTSSSLTTRRSSSNSSSAMQTSYRLPNPLPPLPVRKGVRGRRPKSQTIALLKAAAEAAAAAAAVNGASQSPARTSSGAQLAPRPHRKRGPKPGSKRKPRVVQSLGASSVTAPPPETRLSSSHVSADNNHSNSSNVVCTVCVYVNKHGNYGPHLDRKLVQQLPDHFGPAPVNAVLQQAVQACVDCTYQPSVLLSFLQSQSHTGGEVIRVRSEHGIRYVKLPSASSASSVLRFLENMCQHLESDSLFSSQPFSSYSKNTRFYDRTKSEPLSHTENGLSNDDSTKDPAPSTRSLHTASDYRATKKERPYYPGHTHTPPPLRRVSSNPTEIGPIRTHRRVEAASSTTGPDHVTQEKESSGNDASSWSVGDVVRFVQEVDPQTLGPHVELFRKHEIDGTALMLLRSDVIMKYMGLKLGPALKLCHHIEKLKQTKQ encoded by the exons ATGAAACTTGAGGCACGGGACCCCCGCAACTCTAACTCTGTGTGCATCGCAACGGTGATGGGCATGATGGGTACACGTCTACGCCTGCGTCTGGATGGTAGTGACAACACCAATGACTTCTGGAGACTGGTAGACTCGTCAGACATCCAACCAATAGGGACCTGTGAAAGGAACGGAGACATGCTCCAGCCGCCGCTGG GTTTCAGGATGAATGCCTCCTCGTGGCCCATGTTCCTCCTACGGACGCTGAGTGGAGCAGAGATGGCGCCTGCCTCTGCCTTTAAGAAG gaaccAGCCAGTCCTGCTAAAAACTACTTCCAGCCTGGTATGAAGCTGGAGGCTGTGGACAGGAAGAACCCGTATCTGATTTGTCCCGCCACAGTcggagaggtcagaggtcaggagaTCTTTGTCATGTTTGACGGCTGGCGAGGGGCCTTTGACTACTGGTGCCCCTTCGACTCCAGAGACATCTTCCCGGTTGGCTGGTGCACACTGACGAAACATAGTTTACAGCCACCTGGAAACTTCT TTACCCTCCCTGGTGCGCTCCTCGCCCCCGTCTCTTCCACCTCATCCTCCCTCACAACACGTCGCTCCTCTTCCAACTCCTCCTCCGCCATGCAGACCTCATACCGACTTCCCAACCCCTTGCCACCCCTCCCCGTGCGCAAGGGTGTCCGAGGTCGTCGTCCCAAATCCCAGACTATTGCTTTGTTGAAGGCAGCGGCTGAGGCTGCtgcggcggcagcagcagtaaATGGAGCATCACAGAGCCCTGCCAGAACTAGCTCTGGGGCTCAACTGGCCCCCAGACCACACAGGAAGAGAGGACCCAAGCCTGGGAGCAAG AGGAAACCTCGGGTGGTGCAATCCCTCGGGGCGTCGTCAGTTACAGCTCCGCCTCCAGAGACCAGACTGAGCTCCAGCCATGTCTCAGCGGACAACAACCATAGCAACAGCTCAAATGTAGTTTGCACAG TGTGCGTCTATGTGAACAAACATGGTAACTACGGCCCCCATCTTGACCGAAAACTAGTGCAGCAGCTCCCAGACCACTTTGGCCCAGCTCCAGTCAACGCAGTGCTTCAGCAGGCTGTTCAGGCCTGCGTGGACTGCACGTACCAGCCCTCTGTGCTGCTGTCGTTCCTACAGAGCCAGTCCCACACAGGAGGAGAGGTCATCAGAG TGCGGTCAGAGCATGGTATCCGCTACGTGAAACTGCCCTCTGCCTCCAGTGCTTCGTCTGTGCTGCGGTTCCTGGAGAACATGTGTCAACATCTGGAGAGTGACAGTCTGTTCAGTTCGCAGCCATTCAGCTCCTACAGCAAAAACACACGCTTCTACGACAGGACAAAGTCAG AACCACTGTCCCACACCGAGAACGGCCTGTCTAATGACGATTCCACAAAGGATCCTGCTCCCAGCACCCGATCCCTTCACACTGCGTCAGACTACCGAGCCACAAAGAAGGAGCGGCCATATTaccctggacacacacacacaccgccacCCTTACGACGCGTCAGCTCCAACCCGACCGAAATCGGCCCAATACGTACACACAGACGAGTGGAGG CAGCAAGCTCAACAACAGGCCCAGACCATGTGACACAGGAAAAGGAGAGTTCAGGGAACGACGCCTCCTCCTGGTCAGTTGGTGATGTTGTACGGTTTGTCCAAGAAGTTGATCCCCAAACTCTCGGCCCGCATGTTGAACTGTTCAGGAAACAT GAGATTGATGGCACAGCTCTAATGCTGCTGCGCAGTGATGTCATAATGAAATACATGGGACTGAAGCTGGGCCCGGCGCTCAAACTCTGTCATCACATCGAGAAGCTGAAACAGACCAAACAATAG